One window of Tepidanaerobacter acetatoxydans Re1 genomic DNA carries:
- a CDS encoding ComF family protein, which yields MGKYVRQDKYEKNYFRDELVDASVELIKNNWDKESEPTWVTSIPSLRRPELVKSFAQRLAAKLGLPYYDVIKKKKDTPQQKTMENSFYQSKNALDGFEIKGQISNNPVLLVDDMIDSGWTITVCSVLLKRAGSGDVYPFALASTSKLS from the coding sequence TTGGGGAAATATGTAAGACAAGATAAATATGAGAAGAACTACTTTAGGGATGAATTGGTAGATGCAAGCGTAGAATTAATAAAAAACAATTGGGACAAAGAAAGTGAACCTACATGGGTAACTTCAATACCATCTCTTAGAAGGCCGGAACTCGTAAAGAGCTTTGCGCAAAGATTGGCGGCAAAATTGGGGTTGCCATATTATGATGTGATAAAAAAGAAAAAGGATACCCCTCAACAAAAGACAATGGAGAACAGCTTTTACCAGAGCAAAAATGCCTTAGATGGGTTTGAGATAAAAGGGCAAATTTCAAATAATCCTGTATTGCTGGTAGATGATATGATTGACTCCGGATGGACTATAACTGTATGTAGTGTTCTTTTAAAGAGAGCGGGTTCAGGAGATGTCTATCCATTTGCCCTTGCATCAACATCAAAGTTAAGTTAG
- a CDS encoding DNA-processing protein DprA: MKRLNNLSEDSLATLLIYSNLVINSKEKNIRPYTLKQWNTLVDRLINSSLRRPAAFFHTDEEDWARELYLSPAETYRLKQLLSNAGQLGIELDNLSNMGIGVTTRAEGNYPKRLKAILKKKSPPIIFYCGDINIANNKGVAIVGSRDVDSHGLVATHKIAQKCVLEGFSIISGGAKGVDTAAQNAALQSNGKAVAFIADSMIQRIKKKEIREKIISGDLLILSAVNPKSRFTIYSAMERNKYIYALSRYAIVISSDLNKGGTWTGATENIKNQWVPLFVRKEDNIPEGNKELLKIGAKPIDSMVYEDERISIKDWFDENAVSKNNHIEYEQLNLTSFENAIIREDG; encoded by the coding sequence GTGAAAAGATTGAACAATTTATCGGAAGATAGTTTAGCTACTCTTTTAATATACTCGAATTTAGTAATCAATAGTAAAGAAAAAAATATAAGACCATATACTCTAAAGCAGTGGAATACTTTAGTAGATCGTTTAATTAACTCCTCTCTACGAAGGCCTGCAGCATTTTTCCACACCGATGAAGAAGATTGGGCAAGAGAGTTGTATCTCAGTCCCGCAGAAACATACAGATTGAAACAATTGCTTTCGAATGCGGGTCAACTGGGGATCGAGTTAGATAACTTAAGCAATATGGGTATTGGTGTAACGACTAGAGCAGAAGGAAACTATCCTAAACGGTTAAAAGCTATTTTAAAGAAAAAAAGCCCACCAATTATATTTTATTGTGGCGATATAAACATAGCAAATAATAAAGGTGTGGCTATAGTAGGCTCAAGGGATGTAGACAGCCATGGGCTGGTTGCTACACATAAAATAGCTCAAAAATGTGTATTGGAAGGATTTAGCATCATTTCAGGTGGTGCAAAAGGCGTAGATACTGCGGCTCAGAATGCTGCTTTACAGAGTAACGGGAAAGCAGTGGCTTTTATTGCCGATAGTATGATACAGAGAATAAAGAAAAAAGAAATCAGAGAAAAAATAATTAGTGGCGATTTACTGATACTATCCGCTGTAAACCCGAAATCACGGTTTACGATATATTCTGCAATGGAGAGAAACAAGTATATTTATGCATTATCTAGGTATGCAATAGTAATATCATCAGATTTGAACAAAGGCGGTACTTGGACCGGTGCCACAGAAAATATAAAAAATCAATGGGTACCGCTTTTTGTGAGAAAAGAAGACAATATTCCTGAGGGTAATAAGGAACTATTAAAAATTGGGGCCAAGCCAATAGATTCAATGGTTTATGAAGATGAGCGCATAAGTATTAAAGATTGGTTCGATGAGAATGCTGTTTCAAAAAATAATCATATAGAATATGAGCAGCTTAATCTAACTAGCTTTGAAAATGCAATTATAAGAGAAGACGGTTAA